In Oryza sativa Japonica Group chromosome 8, ASM3414082v1, the sequence ttggcaacatagattaatatgaaatatatcactctacaaacatgcaagtttaaattcaacttctacaagttgttacaaaaataataaatatagttGTGAATGtgcgataactattttcagtttaatttgttatttttgctaaaacttgtagaagttgaatttggtcttgcatgtttgtggagtgatatatttttgtattaatctatgttgttaattgtttttaaattttttgataactatttagatgacatacaaacaacgaggggatatccacTATAGGGATGAAAATCCTCATCCAAGTGAATATGCTTATATGATAGTATATCCGAAATATCTAGTACAAGAAAAGATTCAGAGACAAGAAAGATAaaccacatgaaaaaaaatcaccttCATATCggtaaaagaaataaaaggcaTGAGGCTTCTTGAAATTCGAAACTCTCATACCACCCTAAAATAGAAGAAATAAGTTGAGCGGCTCCTacaatttaatttgtattttcaCCGCTATGAATGAGTCTCcaccaaataaataaatagttgTAAAATATTGCTATGCGTCTAGTCAATTCAGGACTTAGATTTTTTACATCAATGACATTAGAAGTTTTTGGCCATGCCTGATACTCACTTGGTTTCAACATACTATATGATTAAACTAATTCTTTAAAATCCTACAACATTATATATTATGTCCCAAAATGCTAGCAAATAACAATATCGCCAGACTGAAAATTAGCTCGCTCCTGTCCATTTTCTAGCATACATAAGTTACGAAGAGGTGTCTAAATAATACGCTTTATGACTGAGTATACATATTTCAATCTGTTGCTGAGAGAATAACCTCCTTCCATAGCCAAACCCCATCCAGCCATCCTACCCTATGACATGAGACCTTATCCACAATTCTATGGACCTCCTAATTaagccggagagagagagagagagagagaggaggctctCTGGAACGCTAATCttagagaaaaaataaaaatcagtaATTCACAAGAGACCAATTGTTATTAAGTATATACTTGAATACTTCGATTATTGCCACCGTTCACAAACAgagacatatattttttttttagaaatagacATCCTTTTTGGAAGCATGCATTTAGTCAAATTAACCTCGAAATATAAGATCACCAATATATAATTGTTTAAAGATGATATATAAAAATGGTATTAGCATACTTGTAAATAAACATTCTTTTAGTTATATTTTTAGTGCTTATTACAAACGTATGATTAGAAAGGACAATATGATAATATATACACTTGTATTAGAGACTGTTAATATCCATTTAATGGCTAGCACAGCATGCATAACTAGGTACTTGATGGCCACCGAGAGACCACAAGATGCACGATATCAACATCAAAGGAGAATCCGGCAATATGTTCGATACAGTTCATCTGGCCCAGATTAGGTTCCAGGAGATAAATCATTTCACCTTAATTAGGTGCATAGTGGGGGCTGTTCCATTGATCCATCCACATATATGGTCCTTGCAGCCAGGTCACCATGCCACATGGGCCAGCACAATGATAGTCCGATTGATCAGATCGGAGTTAACATCAGATAATTCGCTAACTGAACTTTTTCTAACAGGACATATCTACTGATGCGtctgttatgaaaatagatgcacaacggagacacgaatttttacgtggaaaacccttgcggAAAAAAACCACGAGCGCCGACCGGCAATAATCACTATAGAGGAATTGGATAGCAGGGGATACATTGGGCTGTCGCACCCTCCCCGTGCGGCTTACAAgggatatatataggagaaatctaggagtcctaataggaaactaatcctataaAGTAGAGTCCTATTAgataactaatccgaatatattgtgggcccaaaattcggatcacatatttaacaatctccacCTTGAGACGAATTTCCCTTGTAGCATAAAAATCTTCAACCTCTGAACAACCTCATGATGATAAAATCAATGTGCGCCAAATAATCACTTGGACTATAATCCATAACACCCTTAATCCAGAAGAGGTAGACCatacttcaaactcgccatTGGGAACAATTCCTGAATCTGCTGGTATAACATTGTGGAACCCAGCAGATACGCAAAACTGATGCACAAACTTCAATCTCGCCATGGGAATAAAATCCTAAATCTGCTGGCATTAATTTCTAGAATTCAAACAGAAACGCGAAAATTTCTTGTGCACAAAATGAAGTACTTAGATCCCCTGATAACCTCCTGGTATGTTGGGTATAATGGTAGCAAAATTCGCCGGACAATTTGATCACCTTGTAATCTAGACAGGAGCGAGGCTCCCTCTTGACGACTTGaatgtacttttttttaatctcaggTGCACGACTTATCCTCCTTGAAACATGCGCCAACttgcatcttcacttgccatAACGAGATTGCATCTCAATCCAGGAGCGGTAGATCAAACTTCTAACTCGCCTTGGGAATAAAATCCTGAATCTGCTGGTATAATTTGTCAAACCCTAACAGAAACGCGAAACACTCTAGGTGCATAAAACGAAGTTGATCTCCGTGCAGAACCTCCTGGTAGACTGGCTTGTGAATATAGCACAAAATTGAACCTGAATCTGATTCACCCAAACAGAACCGAAGCACCGCAATTGAATTGAATCCCTGGTACGAAGGGGCATGTGCACGTAGCACAAAACCAACGTGAAATTCAATTCACATGAACAATAACAAGGCTGAGTGCATCTGCTGATTTTTCTTTCCTTGATCAACGTGCTGGAGTAGATGGATTGCTGCTTTTTCTCCAACACGCTGCACGGCGGCACCAAATCCTGATCGGAGTCAACGGCTGACTCCGCTTCGTACCGGTTAATCTTATCTCGGCAAACAAATCAATCTGACAGCAGTGATAGATAGAACAACGCGACGACACACGCCTGCTACTGCCGATCAAATCTTGCGACGAGCGTACCGGCAGCGTACCGGCGGCTAAAACTTGCAGATGGGATCTCCAAGCAGACGAACTCGTCGGCAGCCGAGATGTTAGTAGATCGATCTCCAATGCTCTggtaccacttgttataaaaatagatgcacaatgGAGACACAAATTTTTATGTGAAAAACTCTTGCGGGAAAAAACCATGAGCGCTGACCGGCAATGATTACTATAGAGGAATTGGATACAAACGCAGGGGATACTTGGGCTGTCGCGCCCTCTCCGTGCGGCTTATAAGGGATATATATGAGAAATCTAGGAGTTCTAATAGGATACTAATCCTATAAAGTAGAGTCCTATTAgataactaatccgaatatattgtgggcccaaaattcagatcacatatttaacagcGTCTTTAATTAGTTAACAATCTGACGATCAGTCATGGTTTGCTTCCTTGATATGGCTGGTTTTATGCGGATCCGGTTCCGTTGCGGTTGGTGGTGTGACTGTAACTTAAGCTGTCATACTGTCGCTATTTGATCTGACTTTAAGAGATAGGATCATCTAAACACTGTTATCTagagaaaaatatttagttttacTATGTAGGAGTTAAGTAGCTGTAAATCTGAACTCTTCGTAAAGAAATGGACGGAGATGAGATTAGTGCAGGTCTAGGGATGACTGCACCTGATATCAATCGGTTCTATGCCGTGACTGCCGTCGCCTGCGGTCGTCTCTGCGGCTTCCTGCTTGCATGCTTTCAGACTGCAGTACCGATCAATCGTTGTGCAACAGTCTATCCATCTGTATAGAATCAAAACACAATTCAGAGCCCTATAAGAGAGAACGGTGGGCTTGCTATTAGTAGAGGGAATAAGTTAatttaaggtcccttaacttgacaGCGAGTTTGATTTTCGTTCTTGAACCGCAATACCAAATACtacaggtccctcaactatcaaaaccgttCAGATGAGATCCCTCGGTAGTTTAGATgtcggttttggctgacgtggcgctttcCTACATGGCAGTGACGTGGCACTGAaagcaaaattttaaaatttaaaagattTTAAAAGAATGTGGGACCACATACCAGTCGGAAAAAACAGTGGGACTCTTCTCTATCTCCACGGCGAGTCagcgcctcctctctccctcatgtcagcggcggacggcggggcTAGGGCGGCGCTCGGCCCTCCGCTTCTCCGGCCAGGGCGGCGCTCGCCCCTTCGCTTCTCGCGCGCGACGGGGCCAGGGACGGCGATGTTGTGGCGGTCAGTAGGGCCAAGAGCGGCGCCATCCTCTTTAGCCTCCTACCTCAATGACCTCGCGGCGGCAGCCGTTGGGGAACCGAGAAGACGGCAGGCACCGTCGCGTTCCAGTGGgatggccggcgaggagggggcCGCGGCGGTCCGTAGCGGCGAGTGGCGGTTGCGGTGGAAGTTGCCAATGAGGACATGACGACAGTGGCTTGGGATGGAAGAAAGCGGCGGTTTCTTAGCAGCGATGACGAGATAGCAGTGGCGGCGTGCAAAGTCGCGGCCGTCAGCAGGCAAAACCACAATGTCGGTGCGTAGTCCATTTAGTCGTATGATGCCGGCAAGTCGACGCCATCAGTGACGATGACCTTAGCCGCATCAAGGCTGTGGACGTAACCGTGCCAGGCAGCGCCGCGCTCACCGGCGGATCCCTTCCCAGCGGCTGCAGGGACCACGGCTACACGCCCCGCCTCGGCCGTCATCTACTCCGGCCGCCCTGTGCCGCctaggtgagagagagaggatagagagaagagggatgacatgttattttgtgtgtgactgacatgtgggccccacaggtTTTATTATATTTCCGGATAGCATTGCCACGTAAGAGCCACGTGGGACAAAGACCTAGTCAAAAGGATCCACAGAGGCGtcatgtcagccaaaaccatCATCTAAACCACCGAGGGATCTCGTCTgaactggttttgatagttgagggacctgttgtatctggtattgcggtttAGGGACGAAAATCGAACTCGCtgtcaagttaagggacctcaaatgaacttattccttagtAGAGATACCTGCATATGGGCCGAAAGGGTCATAATTCATAAATCCACTACAACAATGTGTCTGTACGGTTTTCAATTGCTATTTCTCTTCTATCGTCATGTGGTCAAACTGTATGAAAATTGCAAAATATGGTCCAAAATATGCCGTTTGGGGCATCTGAACATGGTATTCTCTTTCCTTCACTTGACTTTGATAGTAAAAAGCTTTTTTTCATTACTACTCACATAGATATCTTCTCGAGAGTTTAGAATCATTTCCTTACATAGATGTACATGAATTTACGAAGATACAACAAACATCCAATATGAACGGATAAATTTTACATCCAATCACTTGACACCAATAGTAGTTGTAGACCTGTAGTATTGATCCGAAGATCTGCTACAATTTGCCAATATGTACTAGATCTTCATGCTCCCCTGCTTTTTCTGAAGCCTGGCCTTCCGTTCTCGCGACAGCATCTCGGCGAAAAGCACCAGCTCCTCCTCGTTACTTTTCCGGTTCATGTCCGGCTCGTTCTTGCCGGTCTCGAGGTCGACCTTGCACGCCTGCTTCTTGAGCAGCGCcttgccgacgccgacgagcctCTGGAGGTTCTCCGGCGTGGAGACGTCGACGGACGccgcgtcgccggtgagctcgtcGTCCTGGATGCGGAGGTAGCGCTTCTCGCAGTGCAGCGCCTGGAAGAGCACGGATGCGTGGATGTCGACGAGGTCGGCGCTGGCCTGGCTGAAGCTGTCGATCAGCGGCGTCGCGCCCTTGTTGAACAGCCAGCCGAGGACGCCCCACCGGCCGCTCTCGACGGCGTCGAACTTCTTCTCGATCTTGGCCGAGCCGGTGCCCAGCGACAGGATCATGAACTTGCCGTAGTCCGCCGGCTTGATCGGGAAGAAGTCCTGGCAGCCCAGCAGGATCTGCTTGGTTACGTGTGTCATCGCCAGCAGCGTCTGCATGTGTTGTTGGTCAGGTGTCAAACATCGCACAGTGTACATGAGAGCAACACAAGTCATTTCCGTGCCATATTTAAGGAAGTTTAGGTCGACAAGTTTCACAAGCTAATTTGATATGACggggctgttcagattgtagctaaaataaaccttaGCAAATTTTGgtatgctaaaattttggcaaaatgacaatattgccaaaattttggcaggatttcttatgtatttaccaaatttgacaacaaactaaacgtgaatatttttttgtcaactttactcaaaaaatggtatggttgaaaatggcatcaaagtgaatagaCCCGACGATTtctgtttttcttaatttgacAAGTAATTAAATTCAGTAgggatgtggattttcatccctcgagggacATTCTCTCGTTATTTGAATgttatctaaatagttataaaaaaataaaaaaaaatttgtcaacatagattaatatgaaatatatcactccacaaacatgcaagaccaaatttaatttctacaagttgcaacaaaaataacaaattaaactgaaaatagttatcggACATTCgtaactatatttgttatttttgttacaacttataaaagttgaatttaaaattacatgtttgtggagtgatatattttatatttgaatttaaacgTGTGTCGATGTGTCATCGCCAGCAGCGTCTGCACGTGTTGGTCCAGTGTCAAACGTCGCAAAGTGTACATGAGAGCAACACAAGTCATTTCTGTGCCATATTTAAGGAAGTTTAGGTTGACAAGTTTCACAAAGCTAACTTGGTATGACGATTTCTGTTTTCTTAATTTGATAGGTACTGTATTAATTAAATTCAGTAGTAGTCCACCAAGTCTGGACGACTGGATTGTGTATTCCACAAGCACGGCTACTCACCGGATTGTTCGCGGCGAAGCCGCCGTCGACGAGGTTAAATTCCCGGGGCTTGCCGTCCTTGTCCGTCGTCTCGAAGCGGTGGCCGGGGAGGTacgtcggcgccgccgacgtGCTGATGCACACGTCCGACAGAAGCGCGTTCTTGGACACGTCCTTGCGAGCCTGCACATGCGTGCAAAGACACGAAACAATTTTAGGACATGTACAATTGCAACAAGTTTGTCAGAGTTATATACATAGAGATCTTCGTGACATACGTTGTAGGTCGAGAAGATTGTTGGCTGGAGGAGCTTGATGTCGA encodes:
- the LOC4345831 gene encoding patatin-like protein 2 translates to MAPVQTPEQSNGSLTLNPVVQRVLSRGKSLLSPSTPRSPPPSYGSIVTVLSIDGGGVRGIIPGTILAFLEEKLQELDGPEARLANYFDVIAGTSTGGLVTAMLTAPNDNGDPLFAARDINDFYLEHCPRIFPPVSKGPLGLFKSMTGPKYDGRHLHSVVQQLLGDKRVDSTITNIVVPTFDIKLLQPTIFSTYNARKDVSKNALLSDVCISTSAAPTYLPGHRFETTDKDGKPREFNLVDGGFAANNPTLLAMTHVTKQILLGCQDFFPIKPADYGKFMILSLGTGSAKIEKKFDAVESGRWGVLGWLFNKGATPLIDSFSQASADLVDIHASVLFQALHCEKRYLRIQDDELTGDAASVDVSTPENLQRLVGVGKALLKKQACKVDLETGKNEPDMNRKSNEEELVLFAEMLSRERKARLQKKQGSMKI